One region of Desulfuromonas sp. genomic DNA includes:
- a CDS encoding MFS transporter, which yields MSRFNQKIPFHYGWLIAFCGFLTLFSCLGLARFAYGMLLPSMRAGLDLAYSQMGFISTGNFSGYLLSVALAPLAIRKFRPRSTIVFGLLLIAFCMFGISRADAFTSVLVLYTLIGVGSGFANIPAMVLVAHWFRRQRRGRAAGAMIMGNGSAIVFAGYAVPLLSELQGGAGWRSGWLMIGMISLLIAVIVGFLLRNDPADLGLEPVGQVEPINEQELTEGRAPSGGKIVTWLGLIYLVFGATYVIYGTFIVTTMVDEYSFSEARAGFYWSWVGLFSIFSGIGFGTLSDHIGRKKGLATVYVIQTIAYVLVGSGIGSAALVVSIVLYGLSAFAIPTIMAAAVGDYLPISQAAAAFSAITFFFAVGQTVGPAVAGILAESSGTFSISYQLSAALTALAVVMSILLPRPGSGGR from the coding sequence ATGTCCCGATTCAATCAAAAGATCCCGTTTCATTACGGCTGGCTGATCGCTTTTTGCGGTTTCCTCACGCTTTTTTCCTGCCTCGGGCTGGCCCGGTTTGCTTACGGCATGTTGCTTCCATCAATGCGCGCCGGGCTCGACCTTGCTTATAGTCAGATGGGTTTTATCAGCACCGGAAACTTCAGCGGGTATCTGTTGTCGGTTGCCCTGGCGCCATTGGCCATCCGTAAATTCAGACCACGCAGTACGATCGTCTTCGGTCTTTTGCTGATCGCGTTCTGTATGTTCGGCATCAGCCGGGCTGATGCCTTCACGTCGGTTCTGGTGTTGTACACCCTGATCGGGGTCGGTAGCGGCTTTGCCAATATTCCGGCGATGGTTCTGGTCGCACACTGGTTCCGTCGACAGCGCCGCGGCCGGGCGGCCGGGGCGATGATTATGGGCAACGGTTCGGCGATTGTCTTTGCCGGCTACGCGGTGCCGTTACTGAGTGAGTTGCAGGGAGGGGCCGGCTGGCGTAGCGGCTGGCTGATGATTGGAATGATTTCCCTGCTGATTGCCGTTATCGTTGGGTTTCTTTTGCGGAATGATCCGGCCGACCTCGGGCTTGAACCGGTCGGGCAGGTCGAGCCGATCAATGAACAGGAACTGACAGAAGGCAGGGCGCCGAGCGGCGGCAAGATTGTCACCTGGCTCGGCCTGATTTACCTTGTTTTTGGCGCAACCTACGTTATTTATGGCACCTTCATCGTAACCACCATGGTCGATGAATATTCCTTCAGCGAAGCCCGCGCCGGCTTCTACTGGTCCTGGGTCGGACTCTTTTCTATCTTTTCAGGGATCGGTTTCGGTACTTTGTCGGATCACATCGGTCGGAAGAAGGGGCTGGCAACGGTCTATGTTATTCAGACGATCGCCTATGTCCTGGTCGGTTCCGGCATCGGCAGTGCCGCCCTTGTGGTATCGATTGTTCTTTACGGGCTGTCGGCGTTTGCCATCCCGACAATCATGGCGGCGGCGGTTGGTGATTACCTCCCGATTTCGCAGGCGGCAGCCGCGTTCTCGGCGATTACTTTTTTCTTTGCCGTCGGTCAGACTGTTGGGCCGGCTGTCGCCGGGATCCTCGCCGAGTCGAGCGGCACCTTCTCGATCAGTTACCAGTTGTCGGCGGCCTTGACGGCACTGGCGGTGGTGATGTCAATATTGTTGCCACGGCCCGGCTCCGGCGGCCGTTGA